A window from Hoeflea sp. IMCC20628 encodes these proteins:
- a CDS encoding PACE efflux transporter: MRTTFDRIRHALSFEIIALFVVTPLGAWGFGLPLGDIGVIAVISATIATGWNYLYNLLFDHALLRIAGHVSKTFALRVLHAVVFEAGLLVVLLPFIAWYLGVSLIQAFLMDVSFAAFYLVYAFVFNWAYDVVFPIMQPSSPKTPEAEMQR, encoded by the coding sequence ATGCGAACCACCTTTGACCGAATCCGCCACGCCTTGAGTTTTGAAATCATAGCGCTGTTTGTTGTCACACCGCTTGGTGCCTGGGGCTTTGGTCTGCCGCTCGGGGACATCGGCGTCATCGCCGTGATCAGCGCCACCATCGCCACCGGTTGGAACTATCTTTACAATTTGCTGTTCGACCATGCGCTGTTGAGAATTGCCGGCCATGTCAGCAAGACGTTTGCCCTGCGCGTTCTCCACGCTGTCGTGTTCGAAGCTGGCCTGCTTGTCGTGCTGCTGCCGTTCATTGCCTGGTATCTTGGCGTCAGCCTCATTCAGGCGTTCCTGATGGACGTGTCATTCGCAGCCTTTTATCTGGTCTACGCCTTCGTCTTCAACTGGGCTTACGATGTTGTCTTTCCCATCATGCAGCCAAGCAGTCCAAAGACACCAGAGGCTGAGATGCAGCGCTGA
- a CDS encoding indolepyruvate ferredoxin oxidoreductase subunit alpha has product MAERSFAKEVQKLKVGEGETFSGEGILALTKALLEAGVGYVGGYQGAPISHLMDVLADAEEILTELGVRYEANASEAAAAAMLAASVHYPIRGAVTFKGPVGVNVASDALANLSSSGVTGGALVIIGEDYGEGSSIMQERSHAFAMKSQMWLLDPRPNLPSIVQSVHQGFELSEATNTPVMLMVRIRSCHVTGSFQAKDNKRPPFTVKDALANPRSDYARVVLPPMSYLQEHDKIQNRWPAAQKYIVEHKLNEFFGPSDAPVGIVLQGGMYNGVIRALQRLGLADIHGDTEIPLYVLNVTYPLVNDEFFDFCDGKSAVLVVEEGQPEFIETALGAALYKAGKTIRLHGKDMLPMAGEYTGQVLLDGLEAFLKKAAPELLPARLRAPNSDHKPALPDLSKTVPMRPPGFCTGCPERPIFAALKMTEQEFGKHQIAGDIGCHLFASLPPFEIGGSTMGYGLGPASNAAFDGGGDKRSISILGDGGFWHNGLSSSIGNAVYNKSDGVIVIVDNFYSAATGGQDILSSRADNPSKATGHPIADAVKGVGVTWVRQLDRTYDVPKMREILNEALTTDHVGPKVIIAASECMLNKQRREKPLVNKAIKEGRRVEKPRFGVDEDICTGDHACIRLSGCPSLSLKKLDDPLRDDPVASIDQSCVGCGNCGEVADAAVLCPSFYRADVVDNPGWIETRLGTIRSSTIAWLQTRRSRGRIEFVRT; this is encoded by the coding sequence ATGGCTGAACGTTCATTCGCCAAGGAAGTCCAGAAGCTCAAGGTCGGAGAAGGTGAAACCTTTTCCGGCGAGGGCATTCTGGCGCTGACCAAAGCCCTTCTGGAAGCAGGCGTCGGCTATGTCGGCGGTTATCAGGGCGCGCCAATCAGTCACCTGATGGACGTGCTCGCCGATGCCGAGGAAATTCTCACCGAGCTTGGCGTGCGCTATGAAGCCAATGCATCCGAGGCCGCCGCTGCAGCGATGCTGGCCGCCTCGGTGCATTACCCGATCCGTGGCGCAGTCACCTTCAAGGGACCGGTCGGCGTCAACGTCGCGTCTGATGCTTTGGCCAATCTGTCGTCATCCGGCGTCACCGGCGGCGCGCTGGTGATAATCGGCGAAGATTATGGCGAAGGCTCCTCGATCATGCAGGAGCGCAGCCATGCTTTCGCGATGAAATCGCAGATGTGGCTGCTCGACCCGCGCCCCAACCTGCCCTCCATCGTTCAATCGGTCCATCAAGGGTTCGAGCTGTCGGAAGCCACCAACACCCCGGTGATGCTGATGGTGCGGATCCGCTCCTGCCATGTCACCGGCAGTTTCCAGGCCAAGGACAACAAGCGCCCGCCATTCACCGTCAAGGATGCGCTTGCCAATCCGCGCAGCGATTACGCCCGCGTCGTGCTGCCGCCGATGTCCTATCTGCAGGAACACGACAAGATCCAGAACCGCTGGCCGGCGGCGCAGAAATACATCGTCGAGCACAAGCTCAACGAATTCTTTGGCCCCAGCGACGCACCGGTCGGCATCGTGCTGCAGGGCGGCATGTACAATGGCGTGATCCGGGCGTTGCAACGACTGGGACTGGCCGACATCCACGGCGACACCGAGATTCCACTCTATGTGCTCAACGTCACCTACCCGCTGGTCAATGACGAATTCTTCGATTTCTGCGACGGCAAATCGGCGGTTCTGGTTGTCGAGGAAGGCCAGCCGGAATTCATCGAAACAGCTCTGGGTGCTGCACTCTACAAGGCCGGCAAGACCATCAGACTGCACGGCAAGGACATGCTGCCGATGGCCGGCGAATACACCGGCCAGGTCTTGCTCGACGGACTTGAGGCATTTTTGAAAAAGGCTGCCCCCGAATTGCTGCCCGCCCGGCTGCGCGCACCCAATTCCGACCACAAGCCGGCGCTGCCCGATCTTTCCAAGACCGTGCCGATGCGCCCGCCGGGCTTTTGCACCGGCTGTCCGGAACGGCCGATCTTCGCGGCGCTGAAAATGACCGAGCAGGAATTCGGCAAGCACCAGATCGCCGGCGACATCGGCTGCCATCTGTTTGCCAGCCTGCCGCCCTTCGAGATCGGCGGCTCGACCATGGGCTACGGCCTCGGGCCGGCCTCCAATGCCGCCTTTGATGGCGGCGGTGACAAACGCTCGATTTCCATTCTTGGCGACGGCGGTTTCTGGCACAACGGCCTGTCATCCTCGATCGGCAATGCGGTCTACAACAAGTCCGACGGTGTCATCGTCATCGTCGACAATTTCTATTCCGCCGCCACCGGCGGACAGGACATCCTGTCGTCGCGCGCCGACAATCCGTCCAAGGCCACCGGCCACCCGATTGCCGATGCGGTCAAGGGCGTTGGCGTCACATGGGTGCGCCAGCTCGACCGCACCTATGACGTGCCGAAAATGCGCGAGATCCTCAACGAGGCGCTGACCACCGATCATGTCGGACCGAAAGTCATCATTGCCGCATCGGAATGCATGCTCAACAAGCAGCGGCGTGAAAAGCCACTGGTGAACAAGGCGATCAAGGAAGGGCGAAGGGTCGAAAAACCGCGTTTTGGTGTTGATGAAGACATCTGCACCGGCGACCACGCCTGCATTCGTCTGTCGGGCTGCCCGTCATTGTCGCTCAAGAAGCTCGATGATCCGTTGCGCGACGATCCGGTCGCCAGCATCGACCAGAGCTGCGTCGGCTGCGGCAATTGCGGCGAAGTCGCCGACGCCGCGGTGCTCTGCCCCTCATTCTACCGTGCTGATGTGGTCGACAATCCGGGCTGGATCGAAACCAGGCTCGGCACTATCCGAAGCAGCACCATCGCCTGGCTGCAAACCCGCCGCTCCCGCGGCCGCATCGAATTCGTCCGGACCTGA
- a CDS encoding indolepyruvate oxidoreductase subunit beta family protein yields MALNIASEFTPKRQDPALDQIIKLAVMAVGGQGGGVLTNWIEDCAHRNGYVVQATSVAGVAQRTGATIYYMEMAPAQERNPVFSLMPAAGDVDILVAAEMMEAGRAIMRGFVTPDRTTLIASSHRALAVSEKMVPGDGIADSEEVIATAEIASQRFIAFDMEKMAVDAGSMISASLFGALAGSGALPFERESFEAAIRASGRGVEASLRAFAAGFEAAAGGIVERPSSGKTKLAVANTPAGPTRLVEKWNALEARAMALPASARDMALTGLRAVVDFQDLDYGSEYLDRVETVLAQDDASKDHELTFEAAKYIAKAMAYDDVFRVADLKTRGSRFARIQTEMKPAKGAQMKLTEFMHPRAEEIVGMMPSRLGRRLSASQSVMRLIDKLFNRGRRLRTDRLLPFAQLYVLGGLRKYRRGTLRHSIEKQHMEHWLELVMTYRKIDYALAVETLRNRRLVKGYSDTHTRGLSKFDRVMNGVALLAGRDDAAHWCRLLREAALADEKGDQLEGALKTVRSFAEQSETGHQA; encoded by the coding sequence ATGGCACTCAACATCGCATCCGAATTCACACCGAAACGGCAAGACCCGGCGCTTGACCAGATCATCAAGCTCGCCGTCATGGCCGTTGGTGGCCAGGGCGGCGGCGTGCTGACCAACTGGATCGAGGACTGCGCCCACCGCAACGGCTATGTCGTTCAGGCCACCTCCGTCGCAGGTGTCGCCCAGCGCACCGGCGCGACGATCTATTACATGGAAATGGCACCGGCGCAGGAGCGGAATCCGGTTTTCTCGCTAATGCCGGCCGCCGGCGATGTCGACATTCTGGTGGCGGCCGAGATGATGGAAGCCGGACGCGCCATCATGCGCGGCTTTGTCACTCCCGACCGCACCACGCTGATTGCGTCTTCGCACCGGGCGCTGGCGGTCTCCGAGAAAATGGTGCCCGGTGACGGGATCGCCGATTCCGAGGAAGTGATCGCAACGGCTGAAATCGCATCCCAACGCTTCATCGCCTTCGATATGGAAAAAATGGCGGTCGATGCCGGATCGATGATCTCGGCAAGCCTGTTCGGGGCATTGGCAGGCTCCGGCGCCTTGCCTTTCGAACGCGAAAGCTTTGAAGCCGCCATCAGGGCCTCGGGCCGTGGCGTCGAGGCCAGCCTGCGCGCCTTTGCGGCGGGTTTCGAAGCCGCAGCCGGCGGCATCGTAGAACGGCCTTCATCCGGCAAGACAAAGCTCGCTGTAGCCAACACACCAGCGGGTCCGACCCGGCTGGTCGAGAAATGGAATGCCCTTGAAGCCCGGGCAATGGCCCTGCCCGCGAGCGCCCGCGACATGGCGCTGACCGGCCTGCGCGCTGTAGTGGATTTCCAGGACCTGGATTACGGCAGCGAGTATCTCGACCGGGTTGAGACCGTGCTGGCCCAGGACGATGCCTCCAAGGATCATGAACTGACGTTTGAGGCCGCCAAATATATCGCCAAGGCGATGGCCTATGATGACGTCTTCCGGGTGGCAGATCTCAAAACCCGCGGCAGCCGTTTTGCCCGGATTCAGACCGAGATGAAGCCGGCCAAGGGCGCGCAGATGAAACTCACGGAGTTCATGCATCCGCGTGCCGAGGAAATCGTCGGCATGATGCCGTCACGGCTTGGCCGCAGGTTGTCGGCGAGCCAGAGCGTCATGCGATTGATCGACAAGCTGTTCAATCGCGGACGCCGCTTGCGCACCGATCGCCTGCTGCCGTTTGCGCAGCTCTATGTGCTCGGCGGGTTGCGCAAATACCGCCGCGGCACCCTGCGTCACAGCATCGAAAAGCAGCATATGGAACACTGGCTCGAGCTGGTGATGACCTACCGCAAGATCGACTACGCATTGGCGGTCGAAACCCTGCGCAACCGCCGCCTGGTCAAGGGCTATTCGGACACCCACACCCGTGGCCTGTCGAAATTTGACCGGGTAATGAACGGCGTAGCGCTGCTCGCCGGTCGCGACGATGCCGCCCATTGGTGCCGCCTGTTGCGCGAAGCAGCACTGGCCGACGAAAAAGGCGACCAACTCGAAGGCGCCCTCAAGACAGTCCGCTCCTTTGCAGAACAGAGCGAAACCGGCCATCAGGCTTGA
- a CDS encoding VOC family protein, translating to MKHSILAIAALAMSFGAFSAEAETLPGVRGVNHIGLTVPDIAEAEGFFSDVLGCEKATSFGPFRDDTGSFMQDLLDVDPRAVVNQITLMRCGFGSNIELFSYDAPDQKTVRPRNSDIGGHHIAFYVDDIEAAAAYFKDKGIRTLMGPFPVNEGPAAGQSIIYFFAPWGLQMEAISFPEGMAYEKDGGPVLWSNTDPAK from the coding sequence ATGAAGCATAGCATTCTCGCCATTGCCGCACTTGCCATGAGCTTTGGAGCATTTTCCGCTGAGGCTGAAACACTGCCGGGCGTTCGCGGCGTCAATCACATCGGGCTGACTGTCCCCGACATCGCCGAAGCAGAGGGCTTCTTCTCCGATGTTCTGGGCTGCGAAAAAGCTACGTCTTTCGGTCCCTTTCGCGACGATACCGGCAGCTTCATGCAGGATCTGCTCGACGTCGACCCGCGCGCCGTAGTCAACCAGATCACGCTGATGCGTTGCGGCTTCGGCAGCAACATCGAGTTGTTCTCCTATGATGCGCCCGACCAGAAGACCGTGCGGCCGCGCAACAGCGACATCGGCGGGCACCACATCGCCTTCTACGTCGACGATATCGAGGCGGCTGCGGCTTATTTCAAGGACAAGGGAATCCGCACCTTGATGGGCCCCTTCCCGGTCAATGAGGGACCAGCCGCGGGCCAGTCGATCATCTATTTCTTTGCGCCCTGGGGGCTGCAGATGGAAGCAATCTCCTTCCCCGAAGGCATGGCCTACGAAAAAGACGGCGGACCGGTTTTGTGGTCCAACACCGATCCCGCCAAGTAA
- a CDS encoding MarR family transcriptional regulator encodes MNEVKPPETDKSEPLQRLGEIGLSNFPPYLMNRIMGRYNADLRQELAGLGLTTAKMRALAVLAVIDTLPISELAVYAVIEQSTLSRSLEQLTSDGLVRRDPDPNDSRVTRIAITDAGRAAFDQMWPSMSRVYSQMFHGIPADERAAFVATLKTMLQNIRKHDF; translated from the coding sequence ATGAACGAGGTCAAACCACCAGAAACCGACAAATCAGAACCCTTGCAGCGGCTGGGTGAAATCGGCCTGTCGAATTTTCCGCCCTATCTGATGAACCGCATCATGGGCCGCTACAATGCCGACCTCAGGCAGGAATTGGCCGGACTCGGACTGACCACAGCAAAGATGCGTGCGCTGGCGGTGTTGGCGGTGATCGATACATTGCCGATCTCCGAACTGGCAGTCTATGCGGTTATCGAGCAATCAACGCTCAGCCGTTCGCTCGAGCAACTGACGTCCGATGGCCTGGTGCGACGCGATCCTGACCCCAATGACAGCCGTGTTACCCGCATTGCCATCACCGATGCCGGTCGCGCTGCTTTTGACCAGATGTGGCCATCGATGTCGCGGGTCTATTCACAGATGTTTCACGGCATTCCCGCTGATGAGCGGGCGGCTTTTGTCGCGACGCTGAAAACAATGCTGCAGAACATTCGAAAGCACGACTTTTGA
- a CDS encoding ABC transporter substrate-binding protein: MKDEYLNKQARWLSEGQIGRRQFITTAIAAGLAVPAALTLATDVLAATPKSGGKLRYGSSYGSTTDALDPGTSENGMSQAINYARGNQLTEVGNDGKLIAELAESFEPSNGAKTWVFDLRKGVEFHNGKTMTADDVIATFNYHRDENSKSAAKGLLSAVKEIKKDGDNRVIFELEGGNADFPYIVSDYHIMIMPSVDGMIEDANSPIGTGGYIIESYEAGVRTLMKRNPNFFKEGRAHFDEAEFITLADTTARQNAIMNGDVDFIDNVDPKTVSLLARVPTLDILQTTGTQHYTFPMRVNAAPFDNYDLRMALKFAIKRQELVDKILLGHGKAGNDVPVNASMPFFNTELPVHEFDAEKAAEHYKKSGHSGAIQLSVSDAAFPGAVDAAQLIAASAKEAGIEIELVREPSDGYWSNVWNKKPWSACYWSGRPTQDWMYASAYTADTEWNDTAWKTGESADKFNDLVVMARSETDEDKRKEQYWEAQRLLQDDGGAIIGMWANFIHAHSKGLTHDDQVAANWQADGGKFTERWWFS, translated from the coding sequence ATGAAAGACGAATATCTGAATAAACAGGCACGCTGGCTCAGCGAAGGCCAGATTGGCCGTCGGCAGTTTATCACGACTGCCATTGCAGCAGGCTTGGCTGTGCCTGCGGCGCTGACGTTGGCGACGGATGTGCTCGCTGCAACACCCAAGAGTGGCGGCAAACTGCGCTATGGCTCTTCCTACGGTTCGACGACCGATGCGCTTGACCCGGGCACCTCTGAAAACGGAATGTCGCAGGCTATCAACTACGCTCGCGGTAACCAGCTTACCGAAGTTGGCAATGACGGCAAACTGATTGCTGAACTGGCCGAAAGCTTCGAGCCATCAAACGGCGCCAAGACCTGGGTGTTCGATCTGCGCAAGGGTGTGGAATTCCATAACGGCAAGACCATGACCGCCGACGATGTGATCGCGACGTTCAACTACCACCGAGATGAAAACTCCAAGTCCGCCGCTAAAGGCCTGTTGAGTGCGGTCAAGGAAATCAAGAAGGACGGCGACAACCGGGTGATCTTCGAACTCGAAGGCGGCAATGCCGACTTCCCGTATATCGTTTCCGATTACCACATCATGATCATGCCCTCCGTGGATGGCATGATCGAAGATGCCAACAGCCCGATCGGTACCGGCGGATATATCATTGAAAGCTACGAGGCAGGCGTGCGCACGTTGATGAAGCGCAATCCTAACTTCTTCAAGGAAGGCCGCGCGCATTTCGACGAAGCTGAATTCATCACGCTGGCCGACACCACAGCGCGCCAGAACGCGATCATGAACGGCGATGTCGATTTTATCGACAATGTCGATCCGAAAACCGTGTCTCTGCTGGCGCGTGTGCCAACGCTTGATATTCTTCAGACAACCGGTACGCAGCATTACACATTCCCGATGCGGGTCAATGCGGCTCCGTTCGACAATTACGACCTGCGCATGGCGCTCAAATTTGCCATCAAGCGTCAGGAACTGGTCGACAAGATCCTGCTCGGCCATGGTAAGGCCGGCAATGACGTGCCGGTCAATGCCTCGATGCCGTTCTTCAACACCGAACTTCCGGTGCATGAATTCGACGCCGAAAAGGCTGCCGAACACTACAAGAAATCCGGCCATTCCGGTGCGATCCAGCTGTCGGTCTCGGACGCTGCATTCCCCGGCGCCGTCGATGCGGCTCAGCTGATTGCAGCTTCCGCAAAGGAAGCCGGAATCGAGATCGAACTGGTTCGCGAGCCCAGCGATGGTTACTGGTCCAACGTCTGGAACAAGAAGCCGTGGAGCGCTTGCTACTGGAGCGGCCGTCCGACTCAGGACTGGATGTATGCATCAGCCTACACTGCCGACACCGAGTGGAACGATACCGCCTGGAAAACCGGCGAATCCGCTGACAAGTTCAACGATCTGGTTGTCATGGCGCGGTCGGAAACCGACGAAGACAAGCGCAAGGAACAGTATTGGGAAGCGCAGCGGCTGCTGCAGGACGATGGCGGCGCCATCATCGGCATGTGGGCCAACTTCATTCATGCCCACTCCAAGGGGCTGACGCATGATGACCAGGTTGCAGCCAACTGGCAGGCCGATGGCGGCAAGTTCACCGAACGCTGGTGGTTCTCCTGA
- a CDS encoding NAD(P)/FAD-dependent oxidoreductase, translated as MADFDHIIVGSGINALVAAAMLSSKGKRVLVLERESRFGGCMRTEEITLPGFHHDVMAATFVLFLTSPAHAALGPDLARHGLEFCHTPHPTAVLRPDGSSLVLTTDRAANIKTFNALAPGDGDRHGADVGAIETDAPFLFALLGGELWSWPTAKLLASQAWKRGLRGLAAWMGEALRPMRAWLETTYTSELVQALWAPWALHTGLTPESTYGGQMGKVIAFALEAAGAPVVKGGAGQAAAAFKGLIEANGGELRANADVDQIITRDDKAAGVKLADGTVISAADVICSVAPGQLYNRLLRDDTKKLPQETTSGLSQFRHGRGNFQLHYAIDGPIRWKTEGLDQVALVHLAESIDSVSKSSNEAERGMLPVTPTICVGQPHSLDPSRCPDGKSILWLQIPDAPRSIKGDAAGEIETDGAWSVATREAFADRIEAILANHIEGFANSVLARKAYSPVDLETMNINLVGGDPYGGSCALDQFFIWRPFAHSKNNATAIKNLHHIGASTHPGPGLGGGSGFLLAKRLGG; from the coding sequence ATGGCAGATTTTGACCACATCATTGTGGGCAGCGGGATCAATGCGCTCGTTGCTGCAGCCATGCTTAGCTCCAAAGGCAAGCGTGTGCTGGTTCTCGAACGTGAGAGCCGCTTCGGCGGCTGCATGCGCACCGAGGAAATCACGCTGCCGGGTTTCCACCATGACGTAATGGCGGCAACCTTTGTGCTGTTCCTTACCTCCCCCGCCCATGCCGCGCTCGGACCTGATCTGGCGCGGCATGGGCTGGAATTCTGCCATACGCCGCACCCCACAGCGGTGCTGCGGCCTGACGGCTCTTCGCTGGTGCTGACCACAGACCGGGCCGCCAACATCAAGACATTCAACGCCCTTGCTCCCGGCGACGGTGACCGTCACGGCGCCGACGTCGGAGCGATCGAGACCGACGCGCCTTTCCTGTTCGCGCTGCTGGGCGGCGAATTATGGAGCTGGCCGACAGCCAAATTGCTGGCCAGCCAGGCCTGGAAGCGCGGGTTGCGCGGTCTTGCCGCCTGGATGGGAGAAGCCTTGCGCCCGATGCGCGCCTGGCTTGAAACCACCTATACCTCTGAACTGGTCCAGGCTCTGTGGGCGCCATGGGCGCTTCACACCGGGCTGACCCCCGAATCCACCTATGGCGGCCAGATGGGCAAGGTCATTGCCTTTGCGCTGGAAGCGGCCGGTGCGCCGGTGGTCAAGGGCGGCGCCGGTCAGGCCGCGGCTGCCTTCAAAGGCCTGATCGAGGCAAATGGCGGCGAACTGCGCGCCAATGCCGATGTCGACCAGATCATCACCCGCGATGACAAGGCCGCTGGCGTCAAGCTCGCCGATGGCACCGTGATTTCCGCCGCCGATGTGATTTGCTCCGTAGCGCCGGGACAGCTTTACAACCGGCTTCTGCGCGACGACACGAAAAAGCTTCCGCAGGAGACAACCTCCGGTCTCAGCCAGTTCCGTCATGGCCGCGGCAATTTCCAGCTCCACTACGCCATAGATGGACCGATCCGCTGGAAAACCGAAGGACTGGATCAAGTCGCCCTCGTCCACCTGGCCGAAAGCATCGACTCGGTTTCCAAATCATCCAACGAAGCCGAGCGCGGCATGCTGCCGGTAACGCCGACCATCTGCGTCGGCCAGCCGCACAGTCTTGATCCCAGCCGCTGCCCCGATGGCAAATCCATTCTCTGGCTGCAGATCCCCGATGCGCCACGCAGCATCAAGGGCGATGCCGCGGGTGAGATCGAGACCGATGGTGCCTGGAGCGTAGCCACCCGCGAGGCTTTTGCCGACCGCATCGAGGCAATCCTCGCCAACCACATCGAGGGGTTTGCCAACTCCGTTCTGGCGCGCAAGGCCTACTCACCAGTCGATCTGGAAACCATGAATATCAATCTGGTCGGTGGCGATCCCTATGGCGGATCCTGTGCGCTCGACCAGTTCTTTATCTGGCGGCCCTTCGCCCACTCGAAGAACAACGCAACTGCGATCAAAAACCTGCATCACATCGGCGCCTCGACCCATCCGGGTCCGGGGCTTGGAGGCGGATCGGGCTTCCTATTGGCAAAGAGGCTGGGCGGATGA